A single genomic interval of Rhododendron vialii isolate Sample 1 chromosome 3a, ASM3025357v1 harbors:
- the LOC131320819 gene encoding uncharacterized WD repeat-containing protein C2A9.03-like isoform X2, whose product MEVIISNNPKEKEATNNNDTIRFPQLKEVKLEELPNLKSFICSETQLFFSNKDAFPVLEEIDLDEDSEILENNKMADTSAAQARKGKDIQGIPWERRNITREKCRQIRLERYKNYENIPQSGKLSEKDCNVTMKGGMYYEFRRNSRSVKSTIPHFQIRNMVWATSKHDVYLMSHFSVTHWSALTCNKTEVLNVSGHVAPCEKHPGSLLEGFTRTEVSTLAVKDRLLVAGGFQGELICKNLDRPGVCFCTRTTDVNALTNVVEIYNSQSGAVHFAVANNDCGVRDFDMEKFQLSKHFSFPWPVNHTSLSPDGKLRIIVGNNPEGMLVDSGTGKMVASLVGHLDFSSASAWHPDGLTFATGNQDKTCRIWDARNLSKSVTALKGNLGAIRSIRYSSDGHFMAMAEPDDFVHVFDAKSGYEKEQEIDFFGEISGMSFSPDTESLFIGVHTAIEIRLAIGVCNRRFDGLLEFSRRRNNSCPDSII is encoded by the exons ATGGAGGTGATAATCTCAAACAACCCGAAGgagaaagaagccaccaacaacAATGATACCATTCGGTTCCCTCAGTTAAAGGAAGTGAAGCTCGAGGAGTTGCCTAATCTCAAAAGTTTCATATGTAGTGAAACGCAACTCTTCttctccaacaag GATGCATTCCCAGTGTTGGAGGAAATAGATCTCGATGAAGATTCAGAGATTTTGGAG aacaacaaaatggcaGACACTTCTGCTGCTCAAGCTAGGAAAGGCAAAGATATCCAAGGAATTCCTTGGGAGAGGCGTAATATCACAAGGGAAAAGTGCAGGCAAATTAGGTTAGAACGGTACAAGAATTATGAGAACATCCCTCAATCTGGCAAGCTGTCAGAGAAA GATTGCAATGTCACAATGAAAGGGGGTATGTATTATGAGTTCAGACGTAATTCAAGATCTGTGAAATCAACGATACCTCATTTCCAG ATAAGGAACATGGTTTGGGCTACATCAAAGCATGATGTTTACCTTATGTCACATTTTTCTGTTACTCATTGGTCTGCATTAACTTGTAACAAGACTGAGGTTCTTAATGTTTCTGGTCATGTCGCACCATGTGAG AAACATCCAGGAAGTCTACTGGAAGGATTTACCCGGACTGAAGTTAGCACACTTGCAGTAAAAGATAGGTTACTTGTTGCTGGGGGGTTTCAGGGAGAACTCATTTGCAAG AATTTAGATAGACCTGGAGTTTGCTTCTGCACGAGGACAACAGACGTTAACGCACTTACTAATGTAGTAGAGATCTACAACTCTCAGAG TGGTGCAGTTCATTTCGCAGTTGCCAACAATGATTGTGGAGTTAGAGACTTTGATATGGAAAAATTTCAGCTATCTAAACATTTCAGCTTTCCTTGGCCAGTGAAT CACACTTCCTTGAGTCCTGATGGTAAACTTCGTATAATTGTTGGAAATAACCCAGAGGGTATGTTGGTCGACTCCGGAACTGGGAAG ATGGTCGCGTCTTTGGTTGGTCACTTGGATTTCTCATCTGCATCAGCATGGCACCCTGATGGCCTCACCTTTGCTACCGGGAATCAGGACAAAACCTGCCGAATTTGGGATGCCCGAAACCTATCCAAGTCAGTGACGGCTTTGAAGGGGAATCTCGGAGCCATCCGATCGATTCGCTACTCATCCGACGGTCATTTCATGGCAATGGCAGAGCCTGACGATTTCGTCCATGTTTTCGATGCCAAAAGTGGGTATGAGAAGGAACAAGAGATCGATTTCTTTGGCGAGATATCTGGCATGTCTTTCAGTCCTGACACGGAATCGCTCTTTATTGGAGTGCATACCGCTATTGAAATTCGTCTTGCTATTGGAGTGTGCAACCGTAGATTTGATGGCCTTCTTGAGTTTAGCCGACGAAGGAATAACTCATGCCCTGATTCTATCATCTGA